The following are encoded in a window of Drosophila simulans strain w501 chromosome 3L, Prin_Dsim_3.1, whole genome shotgun sequence genomic DNA:
- the LOC6738408 gene encoding 2-oxoglutarate dehydrogenase, mitochondrial isoform X7 encodes MHRAHTAFSLALSPMAHKNFATWLLKSSSSQQVSLMAKVTAAAAVRTYNSAAAEPFANGSTASYVEEMYNAWLRDPTSVHTSWDAYFRSNSYVSPPNLAPVQANTLPLTSFNFGGAVSGAAPDSKTIDDHLAVQAIIRSYQSRGHLASDLDPLGILTREKTVCKDGLARRANEDVLRQHSGFLFGEQDMDRQFKLPSTTFIGGDEASLPLKEILNRLENVYCNKIGVEFMFINSLEQCNWIRKRFETPGVLNFSPEEKRLILARLTRATGFEAFLAKKYSSEKRFGLEGCEIMIPALKEIIDVSTELGVESVIMGMPHRGRLNTLANVCRKPLNQIFTQFAGLEAADDGSGDVKYHLGTYIERLNRVTNKNIRLAVVANPSHLEAVDPVVQGKTRAEQFYRGDQEGKKVMSILIHGDAAFCGQGVVYETMHLSDLPDYTTHGTIHVVANNQIGFTTDPRFSRSSPYCTDVARVVNAPIFHVNADDPEAVMHVCKVAAEWRATFHKDCVIDLVGYRRNGHNEIDEPMFTQPLMYQKIRKHKNCLDLYADKLIAEGTVTGEEVKSVAAKYENICEEAFALAKTETHVKYKDWLDSPWSGFFEGKDPLKVAPTGVKEETLIHIGNRFSSPPPNAAEFVIHKGLLRVLAARKAMVDEKVADWALGEAMAFGSLLKEGIHVRLSGQDVERGTFSHRHHVLHHQLVDKATYNSLQHMYPDQAPYSVSNSSLSEYAVLGFEHGYSMTNPNALVLWEAQFGDFSNTAQSIIDQFISSGQSKWVRQSGLVMLLPHGMEGMGPEHSSCRVERFLQMSSDDPDYFPPESDEFGVRQLHDINWIVANCSTPANYYHILRRQIALPFRKPLILCTPKSLLRHPEAKSPFSEMSEGSEFQRIIPDNGPAGQNPSNVKKVVFCSGRVYYDLTKTRREKQLEGEIAIVRVEQISPFPFDLVKEQANLYKNAELVWAQEEHKNQGSWTYVQPRFLTALNHSRDVSYVGRACGASTATGSKAQHIRELNALLNDAIST; translated from the exons ATGCATAGAGCCCACACAGCCTTCAGCCTGGCCTTGTCGCCGATGGCGCACAAGAACTTCGCCACATGGCTGctcaagagcagcagcagtcagcAGGTGAGTTTG ATGGCCAAGGTAACTGCAGCGGCCGCTGTGCGCACCTACAACTCCGCGGCTGCCGAACCTTTTGCCAACGGCAGCACCGCCTCCTACGTGGAGGAGATGTACAACGCCTGGCTTCGGGATCCCACTTCCGTGCACACC TCCTGGGACGCGTACTTCCGCAGCAACAGCTACGTTAGCCCGCCCAACTTGGCGCCCGTGCAGGCCAACACTCTGCCGCTGACCTCCTTCAACTTTGGAGGAGCCGTCTCCGGCGCTGCGCCCGACTCCAAGACCATTGACGACCATCTGGCCGTCCAGGCCATCATCAGGAGCTACCAG TCACGAGGTCATTTGGCATCTGATCTGGATCCGCTTGGAATTTTGACTCGCGAAAAAACCGTCTGCAAGGATGGGCTAGCACGTCGTGCTAACGAAGATGTGCTCAGGCAGCACTctgggtttttgtttg gcgaGCAGGACATGGATCGCCAGTTCAAGCTGCCCAGCACTACCTTCATCGGAGGCGATGAGGCTTCGTTGCCCCTAAA GGAAATCCTGAACCGCCTGGAGAACGTCTACTGTAACAAGATTGGCGTTGAGTTCATGTTCATCAACTCGCTGGAGCAATGCAACTGGATCCGCAAGCGTTTTGAGACTCCCGGCGTCCTCAACTTCTCGCCCGAGGAGAAGCGTCTGATCCTGGCCCGTTTGACCCGTGCCACCGGCTTCGAGGCTTTCCTGGCCAAGAAGTACTCTTCTGAGAAACGTTTCGGTCTGGAGGGTTGCGAGATCATGATCCCAGCCCTGAAGGAGATCATCGACGTGTCAACGGAGTTGGGAGTGGAGTCGGTCATCATGGGCATGCCCCATCGTGGACGTCTAAACACCTTGGCCAATGTGTGCCGCAAGCCCTTGAACCAGATCTTCACCCAGTTCGCTGGTCTGGAGGCTGCTGATGAT GGCTCTGGTGATGTCAAGTACCATCTGGGTACATACATCGAGCGATTGAACCGCGTCACAAACAAGAACATCCGCTTGGCTGTCGTGGCCAACCCGTCCCATCTGGAGGCTGTGGATCCCGTGGTGCAGGGCAAGACCCGTGCCGAGCAGTTCTACCGTGGCGACCAGGAGGGCAAGAAGGTTATGTCCATTTTGATTCACGGTGATGCCGCCTTCTGCGGACAGGGTGTCGTTTACGAAACTATGCATCTGTCGGATCTGCCCGACTACACCACACACGGAACTATCCATGTGGTGGCCAACAACCAGATCGGTTTCACCACCGATCCCCGTTTCTCGAGGTCCTCTCCCTACTGTACGGATGTGGCTCGTGTCGTCAATGCTCCTATTTTCCACGTGAACGCTGACGATCCAGAGGCTGTGATGCATGTGTGCAAGGTGGCTGCTGAATGGCGTGCCACTTTCCACAAGGATTGTGTTATTGATTTGGTCGGATACCGCCGCAATGGACACAACGAGATCGACGAGCCCATGTTCACGCAACCCTTGATGTACCAGAAGATCCGCAAGCACAAGAACTGTCTGGACCTGTATGCCGACAAACTGATCGCTGAGGGCACTGTCACCGGCGAGGAGGTCAAGTCGGTTGCTGCTAAATACGAGAACATTTGCGAGGAGGCATTCGCTCTGGCCAAGACCGAGACCCACGTCAAGTACAAGGACTGGCTCGACTCGCCCTGGTCCGGCTTCTTCGAGGGCAAGGACCCCTTGAAGGTAGCGCCCACTGGAGTCAAGGAGGAGACCCTCATCCACATCGGCAACCGCTTCTCGTCGCCGCCACCGAACGCTGCTGAATTCGTGATTCACAA GGGTCTATTGCGAGTGTTGGCCGCTCGCAAGGCAATGGTGGACGAAAAGGTCGCTGATTGGGCCTTGGGAGAGGCTATGGCCTTCGGCTCTCTGCTGAAGGAGGGAATCCATGTGCGCCTTTCGGGACAGGATGTCGAGCGCGGTACCTTCTCGCATCGCCACCATGTGCTGCACCACCAGCTGGTCGACAAGGCCACCTACAACTCGCTGCAGCACATGTACCCAGATCAGGCGCCCTACTCCGTCTCCAACAGCTCGCTGTCGGAGTACGCAGTGCTTGGTTTCGAGCACGGTTACTCGATGACCAATCCCAATGCCCTGGTGCTGTGGGAGGCTCAGTTCGGAGACTTCAGCAACACGGCCCAGTCGATCATCGATCAGTTCATCTCCAGCGGTCAGTCAAAGTGGGTGCGCCAATCGGGTCTGGTGATGCTCCTGCCCCACGGCATGGAAGGCATGGGCCCCGAGCACTCCTCGTGCCGAGTGGAGCGCTTCCTGCAAATGAGCAGCGACGATCCCGACTACTTCCCACCAGAGTCCGATGAGTTCGGAGTGCGACAGCTGCACGACATTAACTGGATCGTGGCAAACTGCTCGACGCCCGCCAACTACTACCACATCCTGCGCCGACAGATCGCATTGCCTTTCCGCAAGCCCCTGATCCTGTGCACGCCCAAATCGCTGCTGCGTCACCCCGAGGCTAAGAGTCCTTTCAGCGAGATGAGCGAGGGCAGCGAGTTCCAGCGCATCATCCCCGACAACGGTCCCGCCGGCCAGAATCCCAGCAATGTGAAGAAGGTCGTCTTCTGCTCGGGCCGCGTCTACTACGATTTGACCAAGACACGTAGGGAAAAGCAGCTGGAGGGCGAAATCGCCATTGTGCGCGTGGAGCAG ATCTCTCCCTTCCCCTTCGATCTGGTCAAGGAGCAGGCCAACCTGTATAAGAATGCCGAACTCGTGTGGGCCCAAGAGGAGCACAAGAACCAGGGCAGCTGGACCTATGTGCAACCTCGTTTCCTCACCGCCTTGAACCACAGCCGCGACGTCAG CTACGTCGGCCGCGCCTGCGGAGCCTCCACCGCCACCGGATCCAAGGCCCAGCACATCCGTGAGCTGAACGCGCTGCTCAATGACGCGATTTCGACCTAA
- the LOC6738408 gene encoding 2-oxoglutarate dehydrogenase-like, mitochondrial isoform X4 → MHRAHTAFSLALSPMAHKNFATWLLKSSSSQQVSLMAKVTAAAAVRTYNSAAAEPFANGSTASYVEEMYNAWLRDPTSVHTSWDAYFRSNSYVSPPNLAPVQANTLPLTSFNFGGAVSGAAPDSKTIDDHLAVQAIIRSYQIRGHNIAHLDPLEINTPELPGNSSTKSIYANFSFGEQDMDRQFKLPSTTFIGGDEASLPLKEILNRLENVYCNKIGVEFMFINSLEQCNWIRKRFETPGVLNFSPEEKRLILARLTRATGFEAFLAKKYSSEKRFGLEGCEIMIPALKEIIDVSTELGVESVIMGMPHRGRLNTLANVCRKPLNQIFTQFAGLEAADDGSGDVKYHLGTYIERLNRVTNKNIRLAVVANPSHLEAVDPVVQGKTRAEQFYRGDQEGKKVMSILIHGDAAFCGQGVVYETMHLSDLPDYTTHGTIHVVANNQIGFTTDPRFSRSSPYCTDVARVVNAPIFHVNADDPEAVMHVCKVAAEWRATFHKDCVIDLVGYRRNGHNEIDEPMFTQPLMYQKIRKHKNCLDLYADKLIAEGTVTGEEVKSVAAKYENICEEAFALAKTETHVKYKDWLDSPWSGFFEGKDPLKVAPTGVKEETLIHIGNRFSSPPPNAAEFVIHKGLLRVLAARKAMVDEKVADWALGEAMAFGSLLKEGIHVRLSGQDVERGTFSHRHHVLHHQLVDKATYNSLQHMYPDQAPYSVSNSSLSEYAVLGFEHGYSMTNPNALVLWEAQFGDFSNTAQSIIDQFISSGQSKWVRQSGLVMLLPHGMEGMGPEHSSCRVERFLQMSSDDPDYFPPESDEFGVRQLHDINWIVANCSTPANYYHILRRQIALPFRKPLILCTPKSLLRHPEAKSPFSEMSEGSEFQRIIPDNGPAGQNPSNVKKVVFCSGRVYYDLTKTRREKQLEGEIAIVRVEQISPFPFDLVKEQANLYKNAELVWAQEEHKNQGSWTYVQPRFLTALNHSRDVSQSDEQSSSTNTTTTTDHTNHESDTDSDSKSKPWLSRMFAAPNSGGDPKDLAQTLGGDFNAAKHFDLKNVRHDFNRPAGIAAAPGARIAKTGRKISYVGRACGASTATGSKAQHIRELNALLNDAIST, encoded by the exons ATGCATAGAGCCCACACAGCCTTCAGCCTGGCCTTGTCGCCGATGGCGCACAAGAACTTCGCCACATGGCTGctcaagagcagcagcagtcagcAGGTGAGTTTG ATGGCCAAGGTAACTGCAGCGGCCGCTGTGCGCACCTACAACTCCGCGGCTGCCGAACCTTTTGCCAACGGCAGCACCGCCTCCTACGTGGAGGAGATGTACAACGCCTGGCTTCGGGATCCCACTTCCGTGCACACC TCCTGGGACGCGTACTTCCGCAGCAACAGCTACGTTAGCCCGCCCAACTTGGCGCCCGTGCAGGCCAACACTCTGCCGCTGACCTCCTTCAACTTTGGAGGAGCCGTCTCCGGCGCTGCGCCCGACTCCAAGACCATTGACGACCATCTGGCCGTCCAGGCCATCATCAGGAGCTACCAG ATTCGAGGACATAATATTGCTCACCTCGATCCACTCGAAATTAATACACCAGAATTGCCTGGCAACTCCTCGACGAAATCCATTTACGCTAATTTCAGTTTTG gcgaGCAGGACATGGATCGCCAGTTCAAGCTGCCCAGCACTACCTTCATCGGAGGCGATGAGGCTTCGTTGCCCCTAAA GGAAATCCTGAACCGCCTGGAGAACGTCTACTGTAACAAGATTGGCGTTGAGTTCATGTTCATCAACTCGCTGGAGCAATGCAACTGGATCCGCAAGCGTTTTGAGACTCCCGGCGTCCTCAACTTCTCGCCCGAGGAGAAGCGTCTGATCCTGGCCCGTTTGACCCGTGCCACCGGCTTCGAGGCTTTCCTGGCCAAGAAGTACTCTTCTGAGAAACGTTTCGGTCTGGAGGGTTGCGAGATCATGATCCCAGCCCTGAAGGAGATCATCGACGTGTCAACGGAGTTGGGAGTGGAGTCGGTCATCATGGGCATGCCCCATCGTGGACGTCTAAACACCTTGGCCAATGTGTGCCGCAAGCCCTTGAACCAGATCTTCACCCAGTTCGCTGGTCTGGAGGCTGCTGATGAT GGCTCTGGTGATGTCAAGTACCATCTGGGTACATACATCGAGCGATTGAACCGCGTCACAAACAAGAACATCCGCTTGGCTGTCGTGGCCAACCCGTCCCATCTGGAGGCTGTGGATCCCGTGGTGCAGGGCAAGACCCGTGCCGAGCAGTTCTACCGTGGCGACCAGGAGGGCAAGAAGGTTATGTCCATTTTGATTCACGGTGATGCCGCCTTCTGCGGACAGGGTGTCGTTTACGAAACTATGCATCTGTCGGATCTGCCCGACTACACCACACACGGAACTATCCATGTGGTGGCCAACAACCAGATCGGTTTCACCACCGATCCCCGTTTCTCGAGGTCCTCTCCCTACTGTACGGATGTGGCTCGTGTCGTCAATGCTCCTATTTTCCACGTGAACGCTGACGATCCAGAGGCTGTGATGCATGTGTGCAAGGTGGCTGCTGAATGGCGTGCCACTTTCCACAAGGATTGTGTTATTGATTTGGTCGGATACCGCCGCAATGGACACAACGAGATCGACGAGCCCATGTTCACGCAACCCTTGATGTACCAGAAGATCCGCAAGCACAAGAACTGTCTGGACCTGTATGCCGACAAACTGATCGCTGAGGGCACTGTCACCGGCGAGGAGGTCAAGTCGGTTGCTGCTAAATACGAGAACATTTGCGAGGAGGCATTCGCTCTGGCCAAGACCGAGACCCACGTCAAGTACAAGGACTGGCTCGACTCGCCCTGGTCCGGCTTCTTCGAGGGCAAGGACCCCTTGAAGGTAGCGCCCACTGGAGTCAAGGAGGAGACCCTCATCCACATCGGCAACCGCTTCTCGTCGCCGCCACCGAACGCTGCTGAATTCGTGATTCACAA GGGTCTATTGCGAGTGTTGGCCGCTCGCAAGGCAATGGTGGACGAAAAGGTCGCTGATTGGGCCTTGGGAGAGGCTATGGCCTTCGGCTCTCTGCTGAAGGAGGGAATCCATGTGCGCCTTTCGGGACAGGATGTCGAGCGCGGTACCTTCTCGCATCGCCACCATGTGCTGCACCACCAGCTGGTCGACAAGGCCACCTACAACTCGCTGCAGCACATGTACCCAGATCAGGCGCCCTACTCCGTCTCCAACAGCTCGCTGTCGGAGTACGCAGTGCTTGGTTTCGAGCACGGTTACTCGATGACCAATCCCAATGCCCTGGTGCTGTGGGAGGCTCAGTTCGGAGACTTCAGCAACACGGCCCAGTCGATCATCGATCAGTTCATCTCCAGCGGTCAGTCAAAGTGGGTGCGCCAATCGGGTCTGGTGATGCTCCTGCCCCACGGCATGGAAGGCATGGGCCCCGAGCACTCCTCGTGCCGAGTGGAGCGCTTCCTGCAAATGAGCAGCGACGATCCCGACTACTTCCCACCAGAGTCCGATGAGTTCGGAGTGCGACAGCTGCACGACATTAACTGGATCGTGGCAAACTGCTCGACGCCCGCCAACTACTACCACATCCTGCGCCGACAGATCGCATTGCCTTTCCGCAAGCCCCTGATCCTGTGCACGCCCAAATCGCTGCTGCGTCACCCCGAGGCTAAGAGTCCTTTCAGCGAGATGAGCGAGGGCAGCGAGTTCCAGCGCATCATCCCCGACAACGGTCCCGCCGGCCAGAATCCCAGCAATGTGAAGAAGGTCGTCTTCTGCTCGGGCCGCGTCTACTACGATTTGACCAAGACACGTAGGGAAAAGCAGCTGGAGGGCGAAATCGCCATTGTGCGCGTGGAGCAG ATCTCTCCCTTCCCCTTCGATCTGGTCAAGGAGCAGGCCAACCTGTATAAGAATGCCGAACTCGTGTGGGCCCAAGAGGAGCACAAGAACCAGGGCAGCTGGACCTATGTGCAACCTCGTTTCCTCACCGCCTTGAACCACAGCCGCGACGTCAG CCAAAGCGATGAACAATCCTCCTCCACCAATACTACCACTACTACTGATCATACTAATCATGAATCCGACACCGATTCCGATTCAAAATCTAAACCGTGGCTGAGTCGCATGTTCGCCGCCCCGAACTCCGGCGGCGATCCTAAGGATCTGGCGCAAACCCTTGGCGGCGACTTCAATGCCGCCAAGCACTTTGACCTAAAGAATGTACGACACGATTTCAATAGGCCCGCGGGCATCGCGGCCGCTCCGGGCGCCCGCATAGCGAAAACCGGACGCAAAATTAG CTACGTCGGCCGCGCCTGCGGAGCCTCCACCGCCACCGGATCCAAGGCCCAGCACATCCGTGAGCTGAACGCGCTGCTCAATGACGCGATTTCGACCTAA
- the LOC6738408 gene encoding 2-oxoglutarate dehydrogenase-like, mitochondrial isoform X2, which yields MHRAHTAFSLALSPMAHKNFATWLLKSSSSQQMAKVTAAAAVRTYNSAAAEPFANGSTASYVEEMYNAWLRDPTSVHTSWDAYFRSNSYVSPPNLAPVQANTLPLTSFNFGGAVSGAAPDSKTIDDHLAVQAIIRSYQSRGHLASDLDPLGILTREKTVCKDGLARRANEDVLRQHSGFLFGEQDMDRQFKLPSTTFIGGDEASLPLKEILNRLENVYCNKIGVEFMFINSLEQCNWIRKRFETPGVLNFSPEEKRLILARLTRATGFEAFLAKKYSSEKRFGLEGCEIMIPALKEIIDVSTELGVESVIMGMPHRGRLNTLANVCRKPLNQIFTQFAGLEAADDGSGDVKYHLGTYIERLNRVTNKNIRLAVVANPSHLEAVDPVVQGKTRAEQFYRGDQEGKKVMSILIHGDAAFCGQGVVYETMHLSDLPDYTTHGTIHVVANNQIGFTTDPRFSRSSPYCTDVARVVNAPIFHVNADDPEAVMHVCKVAAEWRATFHKDCVIDLVGYRRNGHNEIDEPMFTQPLMYQKIRKHKNCLDLYADKLIAEGTVTGEEVKSVAAKYENICEEAFALAKTETHVKYKDWLDSPWSGFFEGKDPLKVAPTGVKEETLIHIGNRFSSPPPNAAEFVIHKGLLRVLAARKAMVDEKVADWALGEAMAFGSLLKEGIHVRLSGQDVERGTFSHRHHVLHHQLVDKATYNSLQHMYPDQAPYSVSNSSLSEYAVLGFEHGYSMTNPNALVLWEAQFGDFSNTAQSIIDQFISSGQSKWVRQSGLVMLLPHGMEGMGPEHSSCRVERFLQMSSDDPDYFPPESDEFGVRQLHDINWIVANCSTPANYYHILRRQIALPFRKPLILCTPKSLLRHPEAKSPFSEMSEGSEFQRIIPDNGPAGQNPSNVKKVVFCSGRVYYDLTKTRREKQLEGEIAIVRVEQISPFPFDLVKEQANLYKNAELVWAQEEHKNQGSWTYVQPRFLTALNHSRDVSQSDEQSSSTNTTTTTDHTNHESDTDSDSKSKPWLSRMFAAPNSGGDPKDLAQTLGGDFNAAKHFDLKNVRHDFNRPAGIAAAPGARIAKTGRKISYVGRACGASTATGSKAQHIRELNALLNDAIST from the exons ATGCATAGAGCCCACACAGCCTTCAGCCTGGCCTTGTCGCCGATGGCGCACAAGAACTTCGCCACATGGCTGctcaagagcagcagcagtcagcAG ATGGCCAAGGTAACTGCAGCGGCCGCTGTGCGCACCTACAACTCCGCGGCTGCCGAACCTTTTGCCAACGGCAGCACCGCCTCCTACGTGGAGGAGATGTACAACGCCTGGCTTCGGGATCCCACTTCCGTGCACACC TCCTGGGACGCGTACTTCCGCAGCAACAGCTACGTTAGCCCGCCCAACTTGGCGCCCGTGCAGGCCAACACTCTGCCGCTGACCTCCTTCAACTTTGGAGGAGCCGTCTCCGGCGCTGCGCCCGACTCCAAGACCATTGACGACCATCTGGCCGTCCAGGCCATCATCAGGAGCTACCAG TCACGAGGTCATTTGGCATCTGATCTGGATCCGCTTGGAATTTTGACTCGCGAAAAAACCGTCTGCAAGGATGGGCTAGCACGTCGTGCTAACGAAGATGTGCTCAGGCAGCACTctgggtttttgtttg gcgaGCAGGACATGGATCGCCAGTTCAAGCTGCCCAGCACTACCTTCATCGGAGGCGATGAGGCTTCGTTGCCCCTAAA GGAAATCCTGAACCGCCTGGAGAACGTCTACTGTAACAAGATTGGCGTTGAGTTCATGTTCATCAACTCGCTGGAGCAATGCAACTGGATCCGCAAGCGTTTTGAGACTCCCGGCGTCCTCAACTTCTCGCCCGAGGAGAAGCGTCTGATCCTGGCCCGTTTGACCCGTGCCACCGGCTTCGAGGCTTTCCTGGCCAAGAAGTACTCTTCTGAGAAACGTTTCGGTCTGGAGGGTTGCGAGATCATGATCCCAGCCCTGAAGGAGATCATCGACGTGTCAACGGAGTTGGGAGTGGAGTCGGTCATCATGGGCATGCCCCATCGTGGACGTCTAAACACCTTGGCCAATGTGTGCCGCAAGCCCTTGAACCAGATCTTCACCCAGTTCGCTGGTCTGGAGGCTGCTGATGAT GGCTCTGGTGATGTCAAGTACCATCTGGGTACATACATCGAGCGATTGAACCGCGTCACAAACAAGAACATCCGCTTGGCTGTCGTGGCCAACCCGTCCCATCTGGAGGCTGTGGATCCCGTGGTGCAGGGCAAGACCCGTGCCGAGCAGTTCTACCGTGGCGACCAGGAGGGCAAGAAGGTTATGTCCATTTTGATTCACGGTGATGCCGCCTTCTGCGGACAGGGTGTCGTTTACGAAACTATGCATCTGTCGGATCTGCCCGACTACACCACACACGGAACTATCCATGTGGTGGCCAACAACCAGATCGGTTTCACCACCGATCCCCGTTTCTCGAGGTCCTCTCCCTACTGTACGGATGTGGCTCGTGTCGTCAATGCTCCTATTTTCCACGTGAACGCTGACGATCCAGAGGCTGTGATGCATGTGTGCAAGGTGGCTGCTGAATGGCGTGCCACTTTCCACAAGGATTGTGTTATTGATTTGGTCGGATACCGCCGCAATGGACACAACGAGATCGACGAGCCCATGTTCACGCAACCCTTGATGTACCAGAAGATCCGCAAGCACAAGAACTGTCTGGACCTGTATGCCGACAAACTGATCGCTGAGGGCACTGTCACCGGCGAGGAGGTCAAGTCGGTTGCTGCTAAATACGAGAACATTTGCGAGGAGGCATTCGCTCTGGCCAAGACCGAGACCCACGTCAAGTACAAGGACTGGCTCGACTCGCCCTGGTCCGGCTTCTTCGAGGGCAAGGACCCCTTGAAGGTAGCGCCCACTGGAGTCAAGGAGGAGACCCTCATCCACATCGGCAACCGCTTCTCGTCGCCGCCACCGAACGCTGCTGAATTCGTGATTCACAA GGGTCTATTGCGAGTGTTGGCCGCTCGCAAGGCAATGGTGGACGAAAAGGTCGCTGATTGGGCCTTGGGAGAGGCTATGGCCTTCGGCTCTCTGCTGAAGGAGGGAATCCATGTGCGCCTTTCGGGACAGGATGTCGAGCGCGGTACCTTCTCGCATCGCCACCATGTGCTGCACCACCAGCTGGTCGACAAGGCCACCTACAACTCGCTGCAGCACATGTACCCAGATCAGGCGCCCTACTCCGTCTCCAACAGCTCGCTGTCGGAGTACGCAGTGCTTGGTTTCGAGCACGGTTACTCGATGACCAATCCCAATGCCCTGGTGCTGTGGGAGGCTCAGTTCGGAGACTTCAGCAACACGGCCCAGTCGATCATCGATCAGTTCATCTCCAGCGGTCAGTCAAAGTGGGTGCGCCAATCGGGTCTGGTGATGCTCCTGCCCCACGGCATGGAAGGCATGGGCCCCGAGCACTCCTCGTGCCGAGTGGAGCGCTTCCTGCAAATGAGCAGCGACGATCCCGACTACTTCCCACCAGAGTCCGATGAGTTCGGAGTGCGACAGCTGCACGACATTAACTGGATCGTGGCAAACTGCTCGACGCCCGCCAACTACTACCACATCCTGCGCCGACAGATCGCATTGCCTTTCCGCAAGCCCCTGATCCTGTGCACGCCCAAATCGCTGCTGCGTCACCCCGAGGCTAAGAGTCCTTTCAGCGAGATGAGCGAGGGCAGCGAGTTCCAGCGCATCATCCCCGACAACGGTCCCGCCGGCCAGAATCCCAGCAATGTGAAGAAGGTCGTCTTCTGCTCGGGCCGCGTCTACTACGATTTGACCAAGACACGTAGGGAAAAGCAGCTGGAGGGCGAAATCGCCATTGTGCGCGTGGAGCAG ATCTCTCCCTTCCCCTTCGATCTGGTCAAGGAGCAGGCCAACCTGTATAAGAATGCCGAACTCGTGTGGGCCCAAGAGGAGCACAAGAACCAGGGCAGCTGGACCTATGTGCAACCTCGTTTCCTCACCGCCTTGAACCACAGCCGCGACGTCAG CCAAAGCGATGAACAATCCTCCTCCACCAATACTACCACTACTACTGATCATACTAATCATGAATCCGACACCGATTCCGATTCAAAATCTAAACCGTGGCTGAGTCGCATGTTCGCCGCCCCGAACTCCGGCGGCGATCCTAAGGATCTGGCGCAAACCCTTGGCGGCGACTTCAATGCCGCCAAGCACTTTGACCTAAAGAATGTACGACACGATTTCAATAGGCCCGCGGGCATCGCGGCCGCTCCGGGCGCCCGCATAGCGAAAACCGGACGCAAAATTAG CTACGTCGGCCGCGCCTGCGGAGCCTCCACCGCCACCGGATCCAAGGCCCAGCACATCCGTGAGCTGAACGCGCTGCTCAATGACGCGATTTCGACCTAA